In the genome of Candidatus Bathyarchaeota archaeon, the window ATCCTATTTCTTACAAAATAGGCGTTATCTTCTTTAGGGTGCCTTTATGAATAGTAAGTTCATTATTTTTGATTTGGATGATACACTAGTCAATTTTATGGAACACTACAATGTTGCATTCTCCGAGACATTCAAAGAAATCTTTGGAATCAATTCTAATTTGGATGAAATAGATTTCGCGGGTAAAACCATACCGAACATAATTAGGGAGTTAGGTGAACTTAGGGGAATTGAACAAAAATTAATTGAAAAGAGACTTGATAATGCTTTAGATTGTATTGCAAATAAATTCTTCAAAAGCATTAACGAGATTATAAACGCAGATAAATATATACTCCCAGGTGCTAATGAACTCCTAAAAGAACTTGTTAATCTTGGTTTTGTTATAGGGCTGATGACTGGTAGTACAAGTAAAATTGCCAGTAAAATCTTGCAAGTCACTGCTTTGTTAAAATATTTCGATATTCTTACGTTTGGAGAAGAGGCAAAGGATAGGGATGGTCTCCTTAGAAAATCTCTTGAAAAAGCTGAAAAGAAATTTGGAATTAAATTTACAAAAAAATCCGTTATAATAATTGGAGATTCAATAAGGGATATAGAATGTGGGAAAAAAATTTCGGCATTGGTAATTGTTGTAGCTACAGGCCATCATAGTTATGATGTCTTAAAAAAACGAAATCCAGATTATATTTTTAATAGTCTAGGAAATTACAAAGAGTTAGTCGAAATTATAGTAGACGATCAACGATAGTTATCTATAATATGCTTCTAACCAAATACTTCTCCCTCACCTAATATACCGCCAGGTTTTGCAATAATAATCACTCCCATAAGCAAATAGATAATGATGTCAGCTAAAGGTGGCCAAATTAAGGCTGCAAAAGCTGAAGCGAATCCTAATATCAATCCAGCTAAAACGGTACCTCTAAAACTTCCTATCCCACCAACTACGACAACAATGAATATCTTTATTATGATGTCGTTGCCCATGAGAGGAAATACTTGCATTAATGGAGCTGCAAATACCCCAGCCAAACCGGCTATTCCAACAGCCAAACTAAAGCCTATTAGGAATACTTTTTTTATATCAACACCCAAAGCTTGAACCATCTCTCTGTTTTGAACACCCGCTCTTATTAGCAATCCCACCTCTGTTTTCTTTAAGAATAGCCAGAAGAAAAAGGCAACAAATGCTGATGCGCTGATTTGAAAAATTCTATATGCTGGGTATTCAATAATGCCAAACGATATTGCTCCTGAGAGTTCAGGTGGTGCGCTAAATGGTAGACCTACGCTCCCCCAAATCATCTCTATGATATCGTAGGTAATAAGAAGGACTCCAAACATCACTATTAGAGAATCTACTACTGGCCTATCGTATAATCTTCTCAATAATGTAGGTTCAAGTATTAATCCTACCGCTACAACACTTAGGAAGCTCAAAGGTATTGCAAGGTAGAAATTATTCGTGTATAGGAAAACAGTATAGGCCATGTATGCGCCTAAAGCAAAAAAGTTACCATGAGCAAAGTTTGCAATGTGCATTAGTCCAAATATCATTGCCAAACCTAAAGCACCAATAACTAGCATCATTCCAATAGATAGACCATTTAGAATTGCTGATACTATTAATTCCGGCCCTAATTGAATCATGATTGCTTACCAACCAATTTTCTTGATACTAAAGTCAAAATACCCCATACACCCTTTCTGAAGAATAGCATTACTAAAATTACTAAAGAGCCTACAAAAATACGCCACCACCATGTGTAGAAAGTCAAGAAATCCTTTATAATGATGTAAAGAGCTGAACCAACTAATGGACCCCAAAACACTCCAGATCCTCCTAGTACAGTCATAATGACTATATCTCCTGAGGCCAACCAATCAATAGTATGTAAAGCAGTGAATTGGTAATAATTTACATAAAGCGCTCCACCAACTCCACCCAAAAAAGCAGAGAGTGTAAATGATGAGAGTTTATATTTATGAACATTATAGCCCAGGAACCTCATTCTCTCTTCATTATCTTTAATCGCTCTTAAGATTAGACCATAAGGCGAATGAATTAATCTATATACAAGACATATTATCGGTATTGCAATTAACAGATTAAAGAAATAAGCAGAATAAGGATCCGCTAAAGATATTTGAGGCAATCCAGGCAATTTGATAATTAAATAAGGAAGATTGACTAAACCATTCTCTCCACCAGTAACCCAATACCATTTTAACATTAACCACCACATTGCTTGCTGAAAGGCCACCGTGATAAAGGTACCATAAACACCTGGTCTTCTTAAAGCAAGATAGCCACAAAGAACACCTGCTCCTGTAGCTACTATTACACCAATTACTAATGCTAACCAGTACCAAGTAGGAGGTATTGGAATTTTTCCAAGCATAGCATATTTAAGAAAAATTGCAGTACCATAAGTTCCTAATCCAAAAAATGCAGAATGCCCAAAAGAAAGGAATCCTGTATGTCCAAATAGAAGATCAAAACCTAATACAACAATGAAGAATACTAATATGTCTGATACTATTGAAAGCGGCATGAATGATGGAGCTATAGCGAACAATATTACAGCAATGAACAAACCGTACCAAGGTTTGAATCCCTTAAAGGCTATAGCAGACATTGAAAGTACCTTTTCCAAATGAGTGAAGATATTAACTTACAATTTCTTTTTAAGCATTTCATTGTTTTTTTACTAAAAAATTAAATACTTTTAAAATCGCATCAATTTAATCAATTATAAGATTGCATTTTAAGGAGCTCTACTCTATGAGCAAAGGAGAAAAAGTTAATAGAAGGACATTCGTAAAGGCTGCTGCTGGAGCAGCAATTGCTGCTGCAGCATTAGGATCAGGATATTATTTTATGACTAGAGGTCCAACTTCACAACCTTCTAAGCCCACAATAAGACTTGGAATAATGATGGGATTAACTGGACCATATTCGGGCAATTGTAAGAAGATGCTTGATGGGGCAATGTTGGCAGTAAATGAAGTAAACGAATCAGGGGGGATCTTGGGAGGTAAACAAATTGAGGCTTTTGTTAGAGATGACGAACTCAATCCCGGAGTTGCTATAAGAAGAGCAACAGAACTTGTTGAAACTGCTAAAGTTAAGGCAATAATTGGAACTTTGGGCACACATATTGTAAACACTCTAAACGACTATATGAAAAGACAAAAAAAGATCTATATGGCGGGTTGTATCCCTGTCGTTGAAACGCAACTAGCTGAAAATCGTAGCCCTTATACCTACTTCATGCTTCCAAATACTGCCATGATATCAAATGCATGTGCGGATTTCTGTGCTGAGAATGCAAAGAAATGGTACGTGATTTTTCCGGATTACTCAGGAGGACATGAAATGAATAAATACATGACAGAGCGACTCGAAGCAGCAGGTTGCGAAATTATAGGAAATGTTGCAGCACCACTGGGGACAACAGACTTTTCATCTTTCTTAACAACAGCAAAAGCAGCAGAACCAGAAGGATTAGTGATAGGCGGACAATTGGGAACAGACCTCCAGAATATATTAAAACAGGTTTCTGGATTTAATATGAAAGAAGGGATGTTCGTATTCTCTATGAACAACACCTTCACTGATACTATGGCGATAGGATTAGATCTAATGGCTGGAGTTCACTCCTTTCTTGACTTCTACTGGAAACTTCCTTATGAGAGTACAGGTAAATACTCAGAGGCATATGTTAACGAATATGATGAATTACCCGATACTTATTCTATTGGAACATATGAAGCAGTTCATGAATGGGCTGCAGCTATAGACAGAGCTGGTACAACAGATTCTGAAAAAGTAAAAGAGGAACTTGATGATCATCACTATGATAGAACAAAAGGTGATGAGTATTTCAGAGCTTGCGATGGGCAAGTAGTGCAGGAAGCATATTTTGTAAGAGTAAAAGAACTTGATGAAGTAGGACAAGGCTTTCCAGACGAATCTGATGTCTATGAAATCAAAGGCAAAAAAGAAGGAGAGCAAATAGTACTGTCCTGCTCAGACCTAGGATATTAGAGACCTAAAAAGGTCAAGTGGCATGTTTCTTGAAACCACATCTTTGTCTAAAGAATTCGGAGGACTTAAGGCAGTAGATGGTGTAGATCTAAAAGTAGATAAAGATGAATTTCTAGCAATTATCGGTCCGAACGGAGCAGGAAAGACCACATTATTCAATTTAGTTGCAGGTAAATATCCGCCAACCCATGGGAAAATCGTTTTTGAAGATAAGGATGTAACAAATCTTTCAGCGAATGAAAGGGTTGCAATGGGTATTGCAAAAACCTTTCAAATACCATCTATTTTCCCAAATTTAACAATCTTTGAGAATGTAAGAGCTTCTGCTCAAGCTGCCAGAATTAATGGCCCCAAATATTTACTCTCTACAATTTCTAAAGATTACATTTGCAACGAGGATGTAGATAAAATTCTACAAAGGGTTGGATTATTAAAATTTAAAGATGAATCGGCTGATAGTCTCCCGCATGGACACAAAAAAAGACTGGAAATAGGTATGGCTGTTTCATCTGAACCAAAACTTTTAATGCTTGATGAAGTGACAGCTGGACTAACAGCTGAAGAAACCAAAGAGATGTGCGATTTTATCCAGGAACTATCTTCGAAATATACTATAATTATGGTGGAGCATAAGATAGAGGTCGTATTGGGGCTTTCTAAAAGGATTTGTGTTATGCATCAAGGGAGAATTATCGCAGATGGGACACCAAAGGAAGTTACAGCGGATGAAAAAGTCCGAGAAGTATATCTAAGGGGGAGTTGAATTGGCTCTACTTGAGGTAAAAAATATAGATGTTTATTATGGGGAAGGACAAGCACTATTCGATGTATCTTTAGATGTAGGTAAGGAAGAAACTATAGCATTACTCGGCAGGAATGGAGCTGGAAAGACTACCGCCCTTAAGGCAATTATGGGGATCAACAAACCAAAAAGAGGAAATATCATATTTGAAGAGCAGAATATAACTAGTTGGCCACCAGATAAAATATCTCGAAACGGGATTGGGTGGGTACCAGAAGATAGGAAATTATTTGGTGAGCTGACAGTTAGGGAAAATCTTCAAGTAGCAGCAGCTGGAACTGGAGACTATGAGGGAATAGATAGAGTATTGGATTTATTACCAATTATTAAAAAATACTCAAACACAAAAGCTTCAAATCTAAGTGGCGGAGAACAAAAGATGTTGACGATCGCCAGAAGCCTTATCGGAAAAAAGAATTTGTTAATGTTCGATGAACCCAGCGAAGGATTAGCACCATCAATAGTTGAGAGTATACGAAAAATACTGCTCGAAATAAAGAGCATGGGTCACGGAATTATTTTAGTTGAGCAGAATACACCATTGGCTCTAGAGTTGAGCGATAGGGTATACATAATTCGAAGTGGAAGTATAGTCTTTGAAGGAAAACCCTCTGAGGTAATCGAGAATAAAAGAGTCCAAGGTTATTTAGCAGTAGCTAAAGAATAGTAAATATTTTAATTAGGAATATTCAATCAGAATTCGAACTTTATGAGCTAGTAATAATTACCCTGCATACGTCAATTGGTAATTTAGCATAATTAACGAAATGTGATTATGATGGTAGATAAATTGAAGATCGGAGTTTTGGGGGCCGGTAATGGTGGAAGAGCCATGGCTGCTTATCTTTCAGTAATTGGACATGATGTCAATCTATATAATCGAACTCCAGAAAATATTCATATCATTCAGCCGCTAGGTGGAATATATTTACGATATTCTCCTGAATTAGAAGAGAGTATATTTCCTGAGGGCATACTCCCGAAAGGAATGAAACAACTAGATGCAGAGATAACTCATGAATATTCTTTAACACCAATTACTGAGAAACCTATTGAAGAGGATATAAAAAGTACTTTTGCAAAATTAAACAAAATTACTTTTAATATTGGTGAAGCGATTAAGGATAGAAAATTAATTATGATTGCAGTGCCTGCTACTGGGCATAAATTCATTGCTGAAAAATGTGCACCATATCTTAAAGACGGCCAAGTTATTCTATTAAATCCTGGAAGGTTTTTTGGTGCAATTGAATTTTGCAAAACAATACATGATTATTGTAAAAGAAAAGGCAAGAAAGTACCAAACATAACTATAGCAGAGGCCCAGACATTTATTTATACAGCAAGGCGTTTTAGACCAAGATCTGTTAGAATATTGGGAGTAAAAAATAGTGTTGATATAGCTGCTATACCTTCCGATAAAACCCAAAATGTAATGGAATTGGTGGAGGCAGCCTATCCACAGTTTACACCTACAGAAAATGTTCTTAAGACCAGTCTAAGTAATTTAGGT includes:
- a CDS encoding HAD hydrolase-like protein, with the protein product MNSKFIIFDLDDTLVNFMEHYNVAFSETFKEIFGINSNLDEIDFAGKTIPNIIRELGELRGIEQKLIEKRLDNALDCIANKFFKSINEIINADKYILPGANELLKELVNLGFVIGLMTGSTSKIASKILQVTALLKYFDILTFGEEAKDRDGLLRKSLEKAEKKFGIKFTKKSVIIIGDSIRDIECGKKISALVIVVATGHHSYDVLKKRNPDYIFNSLGNYKELVEIIVDDQR
- a CDS encoding branched-chain amino acid ABC transporter permease, with protein sequence MIQLGPELIVSAILNGLSIGMMLVIGALGLAMIFGLMHIANFAHGNFFALGAYMAYTVFLYTNNFYLAIPLSFLSVVAVGLILEPTLLRRLYDRPVVDSLIVMFGVLLITYDIIEMIWGSVGLPFSAPPELSGAISFGIIEYPAYRIFQISASAFVAFFFWLFLKKTEVGLLIRAGVQNREMVQALGVDIKKVFLIGFSLAVGIAGLAGVFAAPLMQVFPLMGNDIIIKIFIVVVVGGIGSFRGTVLAGLILGFASAFAALIWPPLADIIIYLLMGVIIIAKPGGILGEGEVFG
- a CDS encoding branched-chain amino acid ABC transporter permease, with the protein product MSAIAFKGFKPWYGLFIAVILFAIAPSFMPLSIVSDILVFFIVVLGFDLLFGHTGFLSFGHSAFFGLGTYGTAIFLKYAMLGKIPIPPTWYWLALVIGVIVATGAGVLCGYLALRRPGVYGTFITVAFQQAMWWLMLKWYWVTGGENGLVNLPYLIIKLPGLPQISLADPYSAYFFNLLIAIPIICLVYRLIHSPYGLILRAIKDNEERMRFLGYNVHKYKLSSFTLSAFLGGVGGALYVNYYQFTALHTIDWLASGDIVIMTVLGGSGVFWGPLVGSALYIIIKDFLTFYTWWWRIFVGSLVILVMLFFRKGVWGILTLVSRKLVGKQS
- a CDS encoding ABC transporter substrate-binding protein encodes the protein MSKGEKVNRRTFVKAAAGAAIAAAALGSGYYFMTRGPTSQPSKPTIRLGIMMGLTGPYSGNCKKMLDGAMLAVNEVNESGGILGGKQIEAFVRDDELNPGVAIRRATELVETAKVKAIIGTLGTHIVNTLNDYMKRQKKIYMAGCIPVVETQLAENRSPYTYFMLPNTAMISNACADFCAENAKKWYVIFPDYSGGHEMNKYMTERLEAAGCEIIGNVAAPLGTTDFSSFLTTAKAAEPEGLVIGGQLGTDLQNILKQVSGFNMKEGMFVFSMNNTFTDTMAIGLDLMAGVHSFLDFYWKLPYESTGKYSEAYVNEYDELPDTYSIGTYEAVHEWAAAIDRAGTTDSEKVKEELDDHHYDRTKGDEYFRACDGQVVQEAYFVRVKELDEVGQGFPDESDVYEIKGKKEGEQIVLSCSDLGY
- a CDS encoding ABC transporter ATP-binding protein — encoded protein: MFLETTSLSKEFGGLKAVDGVDLKVDKDEFLAIIGPNGAGKTTLFNLVAGKYPPTHGKIVFEDKDVTNLSANERVAMGIAKTFQIPSIFPNLTIFENVRASAQAARINGPKYLLSTISKDYICNEDVDKILQRVGLLKFKDESADSLPHGHKKRLEIGMAVSSEPKLLMLDEVTAGLTAEETKEMCDFIQELSSKYTIIMVEHKIEVVLGLSKRICVMHQGRIIADGTPKEVTADEKVREVYLRGS
- a CDS encoding ABC transporter ATP-binding protein, whose translation is MALLEVKNIDVYYGEGQALFDVSLDVGKEETIALLGRNGAGKTTALKAIMGINKPKRGNIIFEEQNITSWPPDKISRNGIGWVPEDRKLFGELTVRENLQVAAAGTGDYEGIDRVLDLLPIIKKYSNTKASNLSGGEQKMLTIARSLIGKKNLLMFDEPSEGLAPSIVESIRKILLEIKSMGHGIILVEQNTPLALELSDRVYIIRSGSIVFEGKPSEVIENKRVQGYLAVAKE
- a CDS encoding NAD/NADP octopine/nopaline dehydrogenase family protein, which translates into the protein MKIGVLGAGNGGRAMAAYLSVIGHDVNLYNRTPENIHIIQPLGGIYLRYSPELEESIFPEGILPKGMKQLDAEITHEYSLTPITEKPIEEDIKSTFAKLNKITFNIGEAIKDRKLIMIAVPATGHKFIAEKCAPYLKDGQVILLNPGRFFGAIEFCKTIHDYCKRKGKKVPNITIAEAQTFIYTARRFRPRSVRILGVKNSVDIAAIPSDKTQNVMELVEAAYPQFTPTENVLKTSLSNLGGIFHVPITILNATRIDRREEFEYYVDGITEHTASIIEEVDQERIAVAKAMGIEVISARGWLYQAYGSEGADLYEAVQNTHAYRGIESPHSVNHRYIWEEVPTSLVPLSSLGKKIEIPTPMIDSFIYQATALLKKDLNIDFYEKGRTMEKLGLDSISIDEIKELVETGKP